The Erigeron canadensis isolate Cc75 chromosome 1, C_canadensis_v1, whole genome shotgun sequence genome segment ttttaactctttactaAGAATGACATGTTACAACTTAAACCACTCCTTTGAGACATAACATCTAATACCGAAGCAAGAATCACGCATCAGCCTTCTTTTATCATTATCTtagagaaaacaaagtgtttcAAACAGATCAAATGAGCCTTCTTTTTTCTTAGATTTCAACTGTCTTTTCATATCTACGATTTCTTATCAAACAAAGAACTCCTTTTTTTTCATACAGAACTCCATTTTTCATTCCAAAAGAAATGTTCATACccaaatttaaagaaaaaaaaatgagagtgTGAAATAGAAACCTAAAGTGGCTCATTATCAATTCTGAAAACAATAATATGTCAATTCTTGtctcattcattcattcttttATGCATCCATATATCTCTGTATTAGCATTACCAGtgactaaaagttcacactgcCATGAAAAGTTAGTTGACCAAATCTTACAATTACATCTACGTGTACCTGCTCTTCTATACTTGAAACATCTGCAAGGTCCACCTTTTGCTCGTCCTCTTGTATGGATGGTATCTCATCTTTCCAACCGAGTACTTATCAATGTCCATCCTAAATATACCAGTCAAGGCACCATTCACCTGGCAGTTAAAGCCCCATCACAACTGCAAATTCAACGGCTTTCACCTATATATACAAAGACAATAATATAAGATATACTTCTTTTTGGTActtgaacaataaagaacaaaatctaaaagaataaattgtttgactcaaacAAAAAGGCACATGAAGATCGGCAATGTCACACCCACAAAAATAGGAATAAACTTGTAATACCAGCCATGTGTTAAACTTGAAATAAAGAAATGACAAGATAATAACATAATTGAATCATCTCAATGAAGAAATAAAATGCAAGTATGCAAAAACGAAGGAGCAGGTGAAGATGTATGTTAACTGGATTTACACTCAAATTGTAAACCCCGAGGATATAAGATCAATATATCAACTTTAAAAGGTGGATAAGTGTCGGTCTTTAAGAAGCATACATGTGTTCTAGTAGCTAAATGCCTAAATATATGTTCATTCGTAAGAATTCTACCCGGAGAGTTAAACTTCACAAATAGCATACCGTTAACGTAAGCTGGCCAGCCAGGATAAAACAGCAAGAAAACTATTGATCTGTGCAAATAGTCACCTTCTTCCAGTAGGGGTTGTGGCAGTGAAGGCAATCACTGTTACTTTCTGCAGTTGAAAAGAACGGGATAAATCAGGACGGTTGCACGATGAGCAGTTACCGTGGTGGGTAATGGTTAACAACGGATTGGGTGAAAACAGATCACTATTTCTACGGTCCTAAACAGTCATGCAGGCTGGGTTGACAGGaaaacactttttgtccatAAAAGTCGAATTActtataaataagaaatgagTCCAATATGATTTCAACCAAACATGAACATAGTGAATTGATCCACTGGACTAAGAAGGATAAAAAGTATGTCATTTCACTGTAAGCAAACTCCATTTGAAGATAAGCACTATCTTTGGTGGAACAGTCAATGTGAAATCTATAGCTTCAAACCATTCTAGTCATGGGCAAACCAGCCTAGAGACGCTGTAGAATTTCATAAAAGTCAAGATCGCCAgctatttaattaatatgaagaAAAGGTCATAAATAAAATGTGGTTACCAATAATTTTCCTTTTCCAACAACTGAAGTCCGAATCTAAGTGCTGTACCAAATTATGTCATACAACCTGCAAAAGCAGCATAAGAAGCAAGTCAATGCATATAGTAGTAAGAACTGTTCTATTTGAATTATGTGCATAGATGAACTCATTTAGACTTAAAGCCCACGTGAAAATTGAAGAGCTAAAAAGAGATCATACACTTACTTGTCAGGCCCTGCAGAATCTGAGTTGTGTACTCCTACTGTGAAAATTTAAGTGCTTCACTCGAGCTGCTTTCTCTTCCATATCATAACCCCTGAAgttaaatcaatatttttaaaaagataaccCTCAAGTAAAACTCATATTAAGAGCAGCCACGGTAGTGGCCAAGTGTTTACTATAGATGCCTACCTTTGGAAAGTGACATGGGTCACAACCAAAACTCCTTTTATTCAATTATAAAGCACACACTCCTGCACTTCAAAAACACTCAATATATAGTCATGGGCAACTTTCTTAAACCTTACTCACCATATATAGTCAAAGAAATCCATTGGGACACTTTCTTAAACCTTACTCACCATTTTTTCACTTTCATAGgaaacactttttgtccatAAAAGTCGAATTActtataaataagaaatgagTCAAATATGATTTCACCCTTTATGCGATAGGATATATTTGAAGCTACTTTCAAGCCAATTTGACCCACTTTCTTTTAAGCTGGTTTTCAAAAACTACCGGGCTGACCCGGTAGACATCTAAGGGATAGAAACATATGAATAAGTTCATTAATGAGTTTATGAATCAAAATTAATACCCTGGAGACAATAGAAACCGGATTTTACCTGAAAATATAAGAATGAAGAGGTCACTGCACTTAGCCCAAGAATCATGACACACACAACAAATAATTCGATGACCATATAAGCCAGAACCCATCCAGTAAAGCCCAAAAGCGAAACTTAATATATCATATCATTGTttcatttatatacatatattatatgtagGATTTTAATTCTAGTGcttaacttaataaaaaaaaaaaatgggtttctGCTTGTTTCACAGATATAGATGTAGAAGCAGGCACGTTGTGGTTTGCAAGTGCAATCAAGTATGCCCAGGCTGGTTTTGACGGGTGTCCCCCAAATAAGCAAAAAAGGATGCTTTTTCTTGTTGGAAGGTACGTAATTAATTCTATGCTTTTAAATGTATGTGTACACACACATGTTTGTGCgtgataattaattatgtgCATTTCTTTGCTGCCAGTCTTGTAGACATGGATGGTAGCCATGCGGTCAAGTATGGATCAAAATTGAAAGAATTGGGTATAGCTGTTGATGTTGTCAACTTCTATCTAGGGGGGATACCTATAAAAATGAGGATAGCACACCAATTTGGGAGGGTGGAGCTTGATGCATTTGTTGGTGCTGCCAAGTCTAAACACAACAGCCACATTGCACACATTAAACCTGGATCTTCTATTCGCGATGCCCTATTCTAGTATATTCTAAGAGACACTCCCCGTCTCCTCACGAAGAGAAATCATGATGAAACAGCAACAGGGGTGAAGCTGTTGGGCAAGAGGAAGGCAATCTCTAATGTTTAATTGCTTTATTCATTTTAATGCATGTCTATGCTGTCGAATTGTTTATGTTTGTCGTGTCACTCCATGAATTTGTTAACATCTCGCAAGTGTTTCGATTTGTTTAATTTCTTACATGTACCTCATGGTCTGGGTCTTCTAGTTGTTGCCAACAATAAGAGGGTTAAGAGTTCGTATCTATATCCTCGGTTCTTGTTACCATTATGATACGCAATATGCAATTTATGTCGTTTACCCAATTTCATTTATACTATGGCCTTCTTGTGGTTTTACAAGTTCATGCCTTACTTTACGAAGTTTGTTACGGATAGGTCCAACCCAGCCTTTAAATTAATCGAATTGGATCTTTATATATAGGTTTATTACCCGGTTGTTTAAAAATGTTGATCGAAGTGTTCCTAAAAAGTCTTGCAACAGTTATGGAACAACCCTTTGACTTGTTATCAGAAAACAGGAACAGCTGCTCATATGACATAACtattagggaaaaaaaaaaaaaaaggtttctaATCATTCTGTAATGCCAAAAAAGTATGTGGTGGACTATTGCCTAAATTACTTTGGAgacaaagaaataaaaaaaagttttgacaGACTTATTTGATATAGTCCGGATGAGGTCCTCTCCTGTTATACTGCAAGATGCAAACATTCCAATGGTTTTATACTGACTTCTTTGCACGCAATAACTTTATATAGCGTAAAAGCatcaataattttaatcatcCCGTTAGCTCCCTCTTGGTTTGGTCGCAAAGAAGTGAATCAAGCCCTACTCTTTTTTGTTTGTCTGGTGTACCACCGCATATAGGAGTTAGCATCTTAAAAAACATACCCAAATCAACCGGGCCCGATTCCAGTTTATCTACTATCGTGAGGATTTTGTGGTTGATCGCCTTCACAGCTCCTATAAAAGTTCCGGGCTTTAAGAAGGTAAGTCGCCTTCTACGAACAGTCTCTAAAGACGCCTTGTGTAAAGATTTTTCAGGCAAACCATTGCATGAATACACCAATGGAGTCTCGTTTTCGTTCATTTCCTTTTTAAGGGCATTGACATCACAACGGGTCAACCTTGTGGTTTTTTGAAAAGCCCAAATGTTAAGTGCAGTAGCCAGTTCTTGCCTCGATATTGTTTTCTTACCTGCAATGTTAAACCTCGATGGTTCCACTACAACAGATGCCCCATCACCAGTTCCATTTCCCctccttttttctttcaatttcttCCTGTGAAGCTGTTTTCTTAGTTGAATTGGATATTtctatatacgagtatatatttagATGAACACCCAGCCGACATTCTTTAATCCCTTGTCaaatttgttgatttttttgcttggtttacaacatatttatatctatatatagggGAACCATCCAATAAGAACCAACTAGACTTTGCCAAGCTTGCCATTTCCCTTAAATGAACACGCAAATTGTTTGACATCAGTATCTCCAGTATACACTGTATATACTCACTCAACTTTGATCAAGATTCCTTTCAGAGTTTAAAACATCATCTTGTACAATCAATAATCTTTTACTTGACTCTTTTGAAAAACATACTTGAAATGCTTGCCAGATAGTAGGAGCCGTTTGCCTAATACTTCCAAACATCAGCAACAAACATCTTTAGCCCTTGAGCTTGCGCAGTTTCAGCGAAACTTTTTGATGAGTATCGCCCCGTCTCAAACTTCTATATAAGTTTGTCACTTGATTCTTTACAGCTAAGCATGTTATGTTTGATCAAGtcttaataaaaagttaaagcGTAAGGTATCCTTATAGAAAAACATCACATGATGACAAAAAAGTGACAAGATAATAATGAAGATACAAGGAAATGTTGCATTGATCACTTTCAATAACCAAAGAATCACATATGAATTTATAGTAGTAAAAAAAATGACTCCATGAACTCACTAATACAAATGAATGATTCTACCCTCCAAAttctagataaaaaaaatatgacctTTCTAAACAAATTTCTATCTGCAACAAATGAATGAAAGAATGATCTAGATAACAATTTTTACCCCTACAAAGAATTTGTTAACTTTATACCAATGATCTGAGCTAATAAGTGTTGTTTTCACATCATGGTTgctactgctgctgctgctggtatGTTGAAGAAGTTCCTGCGAGATCACCTGAAGTCCATGCTGATACGGTGTAAAGAGGCTGATCGGCCCAGGTTAGACTGATACCGGCTGTGGCCCCACCATCTGACTGCCTCTTCTCTACTTTAAATGAATTTGGACCAAATGGATGTTGGTACATTTTGAGTATCATTTGGCTCTGAAGAAACTCCCTCTCATTGATCTCGACATTTCTGAATCCGCCTAGCTCCCTCATTGTCTTCCACCACTGATTGAACCCAACGTGCCTCTCGAATCTTTCTAGTCCTTCACATGCAATTATGTTTCTAATCTCACGTCCGAATGATTCTTCTATCTTGATACGGGAACTGTTTTGTAATGGAAAAACAGTATCAATGGAATCAAAGATAGCAGAATAGTACTTCAATGAGTTAGAAACCCTCTTCTCCAACACGGCGTCGTTATGCTCTGATTCTTGCTCTGCCACCACCATAATGCTCGGGTTCGTGCTTCTAATAAGCCCGAAAAAATCCTTAAGTGCCCCTCCACTGCCATCATACAGCATTTTATGAAGCTGCAAGATACAGTTTACACCAACAGTTTCTCCTTCTTTAACATGAAGCATCCACAGTCTCACATCTTCTAATCTATCAACAACTGGATGAAATTCAAATTCAAGGTTTAAAGCCTCTGCAAATCCTGAAAGTCGAGTTCCTGTCTCGATAAGATCCTGTTTTGATTCTCCAACACCTGTAATACGAACATGGCTTGGAGGGTTGTTTCTTGCAGCTAAACTTTGGAAAAAGCTTGGCCACTGAAGACCTTGTTTGATGTCGAAATCTATAACGTGAACTTTATCTTTCCCTTCAAATGATCTTAGAAGAATCTCGTTCGATGTGAAATGAATGAATTTGGGAATTGGGGTTGACTGGTTCAAAAGGCGTAAAGCTACGCCATTTTCTTCTTCGATCTGGTTAAGCTCTTGAGGGGTTGAAATCTGGAAAATATTGGGCCAAATTCTTGAAATTCTTAGAGCCAATGCTTCTGTGTAGTATGAAGCAAGACGAGTGATTGATGAATCGCCTCTGGGTGATGCTAATTCGCCTAACTTGGAGACGAAATGGTTAATGGCAGGTATGTTCTTAGTGCTAATGGCTTCCAAACAAGCTAAAAGTAAGCTTATGAGCTCAAATCCAACTTCTTCATCATGCCTTTCGTTCCCAACTGCCAAAAGATCCAAACTTTGATTCGGGTTTGGTGCACCTACACCATTTAACCCGCCCGTTTGTGGATCCAAACTTTGCTGACTTTCGGGTGAACTGCTTCTTGAACCCGAACCTGATGAAGTTTCCTTAACAACCTGTTCCCTATGACTACTTGAAGCAACACCCTTTTCGCCTAAATCTGCTAATTCATTCACAAAACTCCATGGGCTGGTTCTTAAATTAGGCGAAATTACATTGCTTGGAGCTAATGAAAATGGAAGTGAAGTAACAGGACACCAAAAATTCCCACTACCCAATTGGCCTAATCTCAAATCCTCTTCGTTTTCCCCAAATTCTTCGACTTTATTGCAACCCCTTTTCCTCTTAGCTCGAAAAGACTCACCTTGTTCTTCTTCATAAAGTCTTTTCAATCCTTTGCTACTCTTCTCCCAAATCTCACTTCTTTTCTCCACCACATTGTGCTTAAGTGAACAGCTACTGGTTCGGGCTTCTAACGCGTTGTTGTTGTCGACTGATAGACTGCTAACGGGCCTAACAGGCTGCGAACGGGCTGACTCTTTTCTTGGGAAGTTAGTAGTATTACATGGCAAATCCAATCTCTGTGTGCTCATTGAAGGGAAATGACAAGCTTGAAACTGTGCAGTTGGTTTAGTATGCCTTGGTGACAACAATGTAGATGAACACCCAGCCAACATTCTTTAAACCCTTACCAAATTTGTTAACTTTTTCTCTCggtttactatatatatatatatatatatatatatataatccaatttgataaattttaaaatatctttaatcaaatttgttattttaagaAATATCAAGAGTGTGTAtgaatctattttgaaaaaacagaacaggtttttaaaaaatggaaTCCAATGTTagaataatatttataaaagaatatgTAATATGTATAGATCAATATGTATGTGCAATAAAGAATAACCAATATCTATCTATAAGCAATTCAAAGAATCAAagaattttatgttaaaaaaaaagttaaaatcttTACCTCCAAATGATCATCGGATTCCGAAAATTACGGACCAAGAACACACTCtgaaatgatgatgaaaatgatgattgATTGAAGAAACACTTACCATGAATGCAATTCAACTTCCATAACCTGATCAAACACAAAGCTAACAAAAAATCTATAATTTAAAACACATAATTTAcaaatcaaaacttttaaaaaatccaTATTAATCATTACCAAAAAACCCAAATTTCTTTTTAGTAAATTCAAAAGACCCTaatacaacaaattaaaaaaaataaataaataatcaagaAACTCaaattttcttcaaattctaatgaaaaccataaaaatttaTGAACTTTTATGAAAACCCaccatttttatgaaaaacccTTTGAGACCCATATGTCACAAATCAAAATTTTGTAGATTGATAGTAAAACAgattgtgtttttttatatattatatttataagtttgtgtgtgtttatttttaatagattgTGTTTTTTGTTGAGTAAATTTTCTCTCCTCACCTCTCACTCACACACACTCGACTGAAGTGAACAAAGCTAAACAACAGTAAAACAAGCCAAAAATTTTCACATTAAGGAACAAGTTTATTCTtatataaatcaagaaaataatgtgttattttttctttatttttgtcaGGGGAAGCAGGTGGGTGTGGGCCGTAGGATGAAGATCTAACGGTGGAGAATGATGGTGGGGTTATATGACCGTTATGGGTGGGGTTCGTCGGTGAAATTGTGACCGTTGTGGGTGTACGGAAAGTGGGAGTAAGTCCGAGTTAATATTCTTTTTTTGGTAAATTGCACGTAAGCTGTGGTCACGTGCTTGTCTCCTGAGACCCGTTTGAATTGACCGTTAGTGaatcttttttttcatttttatgtacCATTTGTTCTAGAAAGATGATTAAAAAATGGAGTCTAGTGTAAAGAAGTACATGATGATTGTAAAGACTATGGTCGGCGATACTTGTTTTCTAGTTGGCTAAGTCCTTTGGTTTATTCGTACTTTAAATATTTCTAGATTAGCAATCGGATAATATTACCTGGTCTAGTTATATAGACTAGCTTAAATCTGTGTAATATAATGGTTAATTTTAGTGATTTATTATAGTCTTAGTTACATAGACTagcttacatatatataatgcaatGTGTTTTATGATCTATATAGAGTATAGACTAGCTCAAAATCTGTGTAATGCAGTGGTTTTACtgatttattatagtttaacaTAGCTCAAGTTTTTGTAATGGAATGATCTATGTTATTTCATTGATTTACTTATAGTCAAcacactttttattattattattattattattattattattctagtaATATAATTTTTGAGTTTTAATATCATCTTATTTGAAGGATGGCTCTTATGTATGTCTCCGTTTCTATTATCTAAGAAGGGTTTCTTTAATGTGTTTtgtttgaaagagaaaaaaaaatagacctctattattattgatgaaaaagCACATTATATTATGAAGTGACATATAGAACTAACAtctattatagttttttttttttttaaggtatggatcatctaatataatatttaacttATATTATCTTAATCGGGTCCGCAGAACCTCCTCACTTTCAATATCCTGTAGTAGAAAAATCTCCCAATTAAACAGCCTAAACACTTTGTCCTCTCAACAAAACTTAAACCTAGGTCTTCCATCACTCATAAACTTGTGTGAGATACTTTGTATCATTGGGCTATTTACTCGTTGGTAACATCTATCATAGTTAACTATCtacgagtattatattatactattagTTTTTCATGTATAAATGAGGAATGAAAAATACTCTTTAATAATACACGTGCTATTTAATATTCATGGTCTTGACTCTTAAGGACTATAAAtagcatttttttattatttaaatgattatacatattttaataataacatcattacatattataaaatttatcgGTAAGATAGAGAGGT includes the following:
- the LOC122581086 gene encoding scarecrow-like protein 28, with product MLAGCSSTLLSPRHTKPTAQFQACHFPSMSTQRLDLPCNTTNFPRKESARSQPVRPVSSLSVDNNNALEARTSSCSLKHNVVEKRSEIWEKSSKGLKRLYEEEQGESFRAKRKRGCNKVEEFGENEEDLRLGQLGSGNFWCPVTSLPFSLAPSNVISPNLRTSPWSFVNELADLGEKGVASSSHREQVVKETSSGSGSRSSSPESQQSLDPQTGGLNGVGAPNPNQSLDLLAVGNERHDEEVGFELISLLLACLEAISTKNIPAINHFVSKLGELASPRGDSSITRLASYYTEALALRISRIWPNIFQISTPQELNQIEEENGVALRLLNQSTPIPKFIHFTSNEILLRSFEGKDKVHVIDFDIKQGLQWPSFFQSLAARNNPPSHVRITGVGESKQDLIETGTRLSGFAEALNLEFEFHPVVDRLEDVRLWMLHVKEGETVGVNCILQLHKMLYDGSGGALKDFFGLIRSTNPSIMVVAEQESEHNDAVLEKRVSNSLKYYSAIFDSIDTVFPLQNSSRIKIEESFGREIRNIIACEGLERFERHVGFNQWWKTMRELGGFRNVEINEREFLQSQMILKMYQHPFGPNSFKVEKRQSDGGATAGISLTWADQPLYTVSAWTSGDLAGTSSTYQQQQQ